AAAAAAAGTCTTGTTCGTACGTTGTTTAAAGAACCTACAAAAAGCATTCTTGCTCATGTGGATTTTTTGGGCAACATCTTTCAGCAAAATTTCATTTTGAAAGTTCTGCATCACATGGTCGAATATGAGCTGTAGGCGCTGTCCTTGATTTTTGGAAATTCTAAAGGTATACGGTTTTTGGACCAAGGGGGTTTTATCCACTTTTGACACAAACCGTAAAAGTTCCAAAAGCTTTAGAAAGAGCTGAAATTTGTTTTCGTTTTTCAACTGATGGAACTGGTCTTCAATAAAACCACTTTTATCCTTTACCATAAAACCAAAGAGTAGGTCCTTAAGTACAGGTTGCAGGACAATCATTTCCTGATTCGCAAAGAAACCCTGGCCAAAAGCGTTTTCCGTAAAAAATATGGTGGCCCTATGGGAAACATCCGAATCGGGATGGCTTAAGAACAAATGAGGTAAGTTGGAACCGATCCCAATAAAATCTCCTGACCTAAAGGTGGTGATCTCGTTACCAACGACCAGTTTTCCCCTACCGGAAATGATATAACTTAACTGGATTTCCTGGTGTTGGTGAAGCTTGTCGTAAAAACGTCTGGAACGGTCCACTTGAAAGATTACATTTTCATTGGGCTTTTTGGGAATTTTAAATGGATATACCTTCATTTAGGCTTTTAGATGCGTATGAATTACAAAAAAGGGTAATATAAAGGTAGAATATACTAATTTTTAGAAAGAATAAAAGAGGGAACACCACTACTTTTGGAAGAAACTTTTAAGAACGTACTATGGAATGGAAAGGTGTTATGCCGGCGGTTACCACCAAATTTACCAATGATGACCAACTGGATCTGGAAATGTTTTCCATCAACCTAAAAGCGCAGTTGGATGCCGGGGTTGAAGCTATTATTTTGGGGGGAAGTTTAGGCGAAGCCAGTACTTTGACCAATGGAGAAAAGCAGAAGATGGTGGAACACGCCACCAATTTTGTGGAGGGAAAAGTTCCTATCGTCATGAATATCGCGGAACGTTCAACAAAGGCTGCCATTGCCTTGGCCAAAAATGCCAAGGATTGGGGGGCAGGAGGCTTGATGTTGCTTCCCCCCATGCAGTATAAAGCCACTGATTATGAGGTGGTTACCTATTTTAAATCCATTGCCTCCAACACGGATTTACCTATTATGATTTACAATAACCCTGTGGATTACAAAATAGAGGTAACTTTGGCTATGTTCGATGACCTTTTGAAGGTGGACCATATTTTAGCCGTTAAGGAATCTACCCGTGACATCTCCAATATTACCCGTATACGGAATACTTTTGGGGATAGGTTAAAAATCCTTTGTGGGGTAGATACCCTGGCTTTGGAGAGTTTGGCGATGGGTGCCGATGGATGGGTTGCCGGTCTGGTGTGTGCCTTCCCTGCCGAAACAGTGGCCATTTACAAGTTGGTCAAAGCGGGAAGAATTGATGAGGCCATTGCTATTTATCGCTGGTTCTTCCCGTTATTGGAATTGGATATTAATCCCCAATTGGTCCAAAACATCAAACTGGCTGAGGTTGCCACCGGCATAGGAACGGAAAACGTTCGTCCGCCCAGACTTCCTTTGATGGGAAAGGAACGCGAACGGGTTTTACAAATAATAAGGGAAAGTTTAGAAAATCGGCCCAAATTGCCGGATTATAAATCGCTATGATTACAGGTAAAAACTATATCGGAAATGCGCTTTCGGCAAAAGGAAGTAAAGCATTCAGAACGTTCGATCCACTCCTAAACCTGGAAACGGAATGGACGTTTTATGAAGCTTCGGATACCGAGGTGAAACAAGCCGCGAACCTATCCTGGGATGCCTTTTCCGAGTACCAAGAGATTTCCGGGTCAAGAAAAGCCGAATTCTTAAGGGAAATAGCACATCAGATAGAAGCGCTTGAGGACCATTTGATTCGAGTGTATTGTCGGGAAACCGGATTGCCGGAAGGCCGGGCCAAAGGGGAACGGGGACGGACCTGTTTTCAGTTGCGAACCTTCGCCAATTTGGTGGAGGAAGGTTCATGGGTAAACGCCACAGTGGACACGGCAGAACCCGATAGAGCGCCCATTCCAAAACCTGATCTGCGAAAAATGTCGGTTCCCATTGGGCCCATAGCCGTTTTTGGTGCAAGTAATTTTCCGTTGGCCTACTCCACCGCAGGTGGGGATACGGCCAGTGCATTGGCCTCTGGTTGTCCAGTGGTGGTCAAAAGCCATCCCATGCATGCGGGCACGGGAGAGCTGATCGCTTCGGCGATCATTAAGGCTGTGGAAAAAACTGGAATGCCCAATGGCGTTTTCTCCAATTTGAACAGTAGCGGAATTGAAGTAGGTCAACAATTGGTCAGCCACCCTAAGATAAAGGGCGTTGGTTTTACAGGTAGTATCCAAGGCGGCCGCGCATTATTTGACATGGCCTCAAGAAGGGAGGAACCTATTCCGGTCTTTGCCGAAATGGGGAGTATAAATCCTGTAGTATTTTTACCCGGAGCATTGCATGCCAAGGCAAACGAGTGGGCAAAAACCTATGCTGGTTCCATTACCTTGGGTACGGGACAATTCTGCACTAATCCGGGTCTGCTTCTAGGGATAAAAAGTGATGGGTTGAATGCGTTTGTGCAAACCTTGTCGGATGAAATTGTTCAAATTGAACCTTCGAGTATGTTACATCCCAATATCATTTCCAAATACCAGGACAATAAGAAGGCCATGGTGGGTGAAGGAGGTGTAAGCGTGGTTGCGGACTATACCACTGAAGTGGCCGAAAACCATGCAAGACAGGCAATTGTAAAGGTTGATGGTGCCTCTTTTATCAAAAACCCAAAATTGCACCAAGAAGTCTTCGGTCCTTTTTCCATGGTAGTGGAGTGTGCCCATGAAGAAGAATTGATACAGGCCATTACGGGATTGGAAGGACAGCTTACCGGAACCATAATTGCCGGGCAAAAAGAACTTGGCGAACACCAAGCCGTTATCAATGCCCTCCAAAATCGAGTTGGTCGATTGATTTTTAATGGAGTGCCCACCGGAGTTGAAGTTTGTCCGGCTATGCAGCACGGAGGACCATATCCGGCTTCAACCGATAGTCGTTTTGGAGCTGTTGGCATTCACGCCATTGAACGATGGGTACGGCCCATAAGTTATCAAAACTGGCCAAATGCATCGCTTCCAGATGCCTTAAAAGATGAAAATCCATTGGGGATAACACGTTTGGTCAATAATCAAGTAACATCGGAACCCATTTGATATGTCCAGGCATATTTTTGAATGTATCGATGCCCATACCTGTGGCAATCCCGTTCGATTGGTAAAAAGTGGAGGTCCCAATTTGATAGGGAATACCATGAATGAAAAGCGGCTTCACTTTATCAGGGAGTACGATTGGATCCGTACGGGATTGATGTTTGAACCCCGGGGCCATGATATGATGAGCGGCAGTATGCTATATCCGCCCCATGATCCAACCAATGATATGGCCGTGTTGTTCATTGAGACCAGTGGATGTTTGCCCATGTGCGGACATGGAACTATTGGGACCATAACCATTGCCTTGCAGGAAGGGTTGGTACAACCCAAAAAAGAAGGGGAATTGCGCCTCGAAACACCTGCCGGGCTGGTGGAAATTCAGTACCAAATGGTAAATGGCAAAGTGGAATGGGTAAAATTGACCAATGTAACCAGCTATTTGGCGGCAGAAGGACTATCCATTCATTGTCCATCGCTTGGGGAGTTGCATTTTGATGTGGCTTATGGAGGAAATTTTTATGCCATTATCGATTCACAACAAAACTTTTCGGGTATCCAGGATTTCACGGCAAGCAAACTGATAGCGCTATCCAAGAGACTTCGGTCCCTGATCAATCAGAAATACCCCGACCATTTTGTCCATCCCGAAAATGAAACCATTCGGGACGTGTCACACCTACTTTGGACTGGTAAGGTCCTGGACGGAGCGTCCAATGGACGAAATGCTGTTTTTTATGGGGATAAGGCCATTGACCGTTCGCCTTGCGGGACAGGTACTTCGGCACGTTTGGCACAATTATATGCAAAAGGGGAATTGAATGTTGGGGAAGAATATGTCCATGAAAGCTATATTGGTTCCACCTTTACGGGAAAAATTGAAAAGGAAATCGATTTAGCAGGGAAAAAGGGCATCATTCCGAGTGTTAAGGGCTGGGCCAAGGTGTATGGATATAATACCATTGTCATTGATGATGGGGATGACCCTTATGCCCATGGTTTTCAAGTAATTTAGGATGGATAAAAGCGTTGTAGTCATTGGAGGAGGGATTATAGGTCTCTGTACGGCCTATTACCTTCAAAAAGAAGGCCATCAAGTTATCCTTATTGATAAGTCCAATATGGACAGTGGTGCCAGTTATGTGAATGCAGGGTATCTCACCCCAAGTCATATTGTACCGCTGGCCGCTCCCGGAATGATTTCCAAGGGACTAAAATATATGTTCAATTCGTCCAGTCCTTTTTACATGAAGCCGAGATGGGACAAAGACTTTATAAAATGGGCTTTGGCCTTCAAAAAATCATCAACAAGGGCAAAGGTTGCCAAGGCCATGCCCCACATTAGGGATATCAATGTTTTCAGTAGGGACCTTTTTGATGATTTAAAGACTTCAAAGGACATAGGGGATTTTCATTACGAACGCAAGGGACTGTTGATGTTGTACCAAACCCATAAGGAAGGTGATCATGAGAAGGAAACTGCGGTAAGGGCAAAACGTTTGGGGCTGCAATCCGAAATTTTGGACATTGAGGGAATCCAAAAAATGGAACCCAATATAAAAATAAAGGCGCTGGGCGCCGTTCATTACCACTGTGATGGACATACAACCCCCTATGATTTCATGTCCAAAATGATTTCCTTTTTGGAAAAATCGGGAGTTACAATCCATAAGAACGAAGAGGTGCTGGATTTTTCCGTTTCCGATGGAAGAATCACTACAATTCAGACCAAAAGCAACCAATACAAGGCTGATGAGGTGGTTTTGGCCTCCGGGACCTGGTCTTCCCATCTCACCAAAAAGTTGGGAATCCAATTATTCCTTCAAGCTGGGAAAGGTTATCGGATCGATATGACCAAATCCACCGGAATAACCATGCCTGCATTACTTTTGGAAGCCAAAATCGCGGTTACGCCCATGAAAGGGTTTACCCGCTTTGCGGGAACCATGGAGTTTTCCGGAATTAACAAAAGGATTCGAAAGGAAAGGGTGCAGGCCATCGTAGATGGTGCCAAACGATTTTATGAGGGACTGGAAATCCCTAAGGGCCCTTTGGAGGGCGCTGAATGTGGACTGCGTCCCGTAAGTCCGGATGGACTGCCTTATATTGGAAGGGTGGAAAGCCTTCAAAATATGACCATCGCCACAGGCCATGCCATGATGGGATGGAGTTTGGGCCCGGCAACCGGAAAATTGGTATCCGAAATCATTTCAGGACATCGCCCTTCCCTGGACCTCACACCCTATCATCCCGGACGTAGATTTTAAAAAAGGTATGTTCTCCCAATAATTTCGATAAGTGGCATCAAATTTGTTTTTCTGTTGGGGAACAAGAACGTAATTTTACAGCATGATAAAACACTACTCCTTTTTTCTTGTTTCCTTCCTGTTTTTGTCCACCATGGCCATTTCCCAGGAAATCAAACAATTTGGTTTAGAGGACTTTGACTTGAAAGGAAATGTAAAGACATGCCAGGTCATTACCGACTATGGACAGGAAATCTTTGAATTTGATATCCTTGGTAGACTTGTCCAGGTAACTACCCAATACAACGATCAGGACAAGGATGTTACCTCCTATAAATTTAACAAGGACCAACTCATGGAAAAACGGGTGGAGAGTTTTAAGGACAATGAATTGGATCTGTCCTCCTCCATGGCCTATCTGTACACAATAGATAGCACCGAAACAAAAACGATAACGGAACAGATCATTTCATACGACAGGGAGTTTGTAGAGGTTCAAGAATATCAGTACGACGAAGCGAATCGATTGTCCAATATCATTACTTCCCATCAAAATGCGGTAGACGAAGTAAAAATAGAGTATACGGCGTACAAGAACGAAACGACCAGGACGTATTTTGAAAATGGAATAGTGCAAAAATCCATTCGTGAGTCAACAAAAAACAGGAAGGGATCGGGAAATTTGAAAGTGGTTTTAACCAAAAACTACGTGGACGGCGAACCCGACAAAGCCATTGAACAAATCACGGATAGCAGGAATTTATTGATTTCCGAGAAAATCTTTTTCCATGATTTGACCAAAGGGGAATTTGTCCTACAGAAGAAGCACTCGTTTGAGTATGATCCAGAGGGTGTCTTGGTCAAGGAGATTATTAATAAAGGGAATGCCATCGCCGAAAAAAACTACATTTTTCAGTTTGATGACAACGAAGAACCGAACTGGGTAAAAAAAATAACAACTCCGGAAAATACATTTACCACAAGGAGAATGGACTACTATCCCAAAGCTGTTGCAGATTTGGAAATTCCCAAGGATTAAAGGAAAGGATGCGTTCTCCCAAAGGACATTTGATTCCTATTTTTGTGGCCATACCTTAGCGCTAAATGAAAACTATGGAAGACCATAAAGAAAAAATCCTTTCAATTTGCAACCAAATCCGTAAGGGGACTTTAATGGAGACCTTGGATATTGAGTATGTGGACGTTGGTGAAAACTTCTTGATTGCCAGGATGCCGGTTTCACCAAAAGTGCATCAGCCGGATGGCGTGCTGCACGGTGGGGCTTCGGTCGCTTTGGCCGAAAGTGTGGGCAGTGCCGCATCCTATGTTTTTTTGGACGGCAACAATTTTTACATTAGGGGCATTGAGATAGCCGCAAACCATGTCAAGAGCATTAGGGATGGTTTTGTTTATGCCAAAGCCAGTATACTTCATAAAGGACGTACGACCCAACTCTGGGAGATTCGAATAACCGATGGGGAAGGACAACTTATCTCCAATTGTAAATTGACCACCATTGCCCTCCCCAAAAAGTAATGAAATTATCCAAAAGGCCAATGAATGGCTAAAAGATGGTCTCCCATTTGTCATTTATCGTTATCCGGGAGATTTTTGGGTACGAGGTATTTTTCAACAGGATACCTCCCTTTTCACGGCACCTGATTTTCAGGTTTCCGGCTTCTTGTTTGCGCCTTTTGATACCACCGGTGACATGGTTCTGATACCTGGAAAGGTCCATAAGGGGGAAATTGTCCCACTACAACAGACCAAAACACATCAAAAAGCGGTGGATCTTTCGGAAAATGGGATGGAAACCTATCTGGAACTCATAAAAAAAACCGTTTCAGAAATACAGGAAAGTGAGGTAAGGAAAATTGTGATATCGCGGCGCATACAAAGACGTACTAAAAAAAGTCCCGTAGCCATTATTTCCAATCTTCTCGCCAAATATCCAAATGCTTTTTGCTATTGGTGGTACCATCCAAAAGTAGGGATGTGGTTGGGCGCCACACCGGAACGGCTGCTCACCTACAAGAATGGCGAACTATTCACGACCTCCCTCGCGGGAACCCTCCCTGCGGAAAAAGGGATAGCCCCCAAATGGACCCCGAAAGAACGCGAAGAGCAACAAATGGTGACCCACTATATTTTAAAAAGTTTGGAGGGCAAGGTGGAAAACCTGCAGGTTTCCGAACAAAAAAATGTAAGGGCAGGGGGGTTATGGCATTTGAAATCCGAAATACAGGGACGTCTGGATTCGAAAAAGGATTTGTATGGAATAGTCAACGAATTGCATCCAACCCCTGCAGTTTGTGGGCTTCCAAAAACCAGGGCGCTTGATTTCATCCTGAATTACGAAGGTTATGATCGGGAGTTTTATACTGGATTTTTGGGAACGTTGAATGTAGAAGGCAAGGAAGAGATGGATTTATTCGTAAATCTTAGGTGTTTCAAATATGATGATGGAAATGCACAAATCTTTGTAGGAGGCGGAATTACATCGGCATCCGATCCACAAAAAGAATGGGAAGAGACCCAATTCAAGAGCAAAACCATTCTGGACGTGTTGTGATATACTGTTGCACAATACGGTACACCATCCGTATTTTTGTAGGCAATGAAGTACTCCAACATCCCCGCGGCCCAACTTCTAGTCCTTTCATGCAGAGCGGCCGGAATAAAAGATATCGTGATATCTCCGGGTTCCAGAAACGCCCCTTTAACACTAAGTTTTACGGGTGACCCCTTTTTCAATTGTTTCAGCATTGTAGATGAACGTTGTGCTGCTTTTTTCGCGTTGGGCATAGCACAGAACCAAAGGAGGCCCACGGCCATTGTCTGCACTTCCGGCAGCGCACTCTTAAACTATTATCCCGCCATAGCAGAGGCATTTTACAGTGATATCCCGCTCGTGATACTCTCGGCGGACAGGCCAACCTATAAAATTGATGTTGGGGACGGGCAGACCATTCGGCAGGACAATGTGTTTGATCGCCATATTGGGTATTCCGCAAATCTAAAGATGGATGTATCCCACGCCCGGGAAAGGGTGTCGGTTTATTTTCCGGAACACTTGGAAAACACACAGGAGTCCATAGATGATTATAATGAACAACAAATAAATTCCGCTTTTGCCATAGCCTTTGGGCAGCAGCTCCCCATACACATCAATATCCCTTTTGAAGAGCCGCTTTATGGGGTTCGGGAAGTACAGGACAAGGATACTGTACGTATGGCCATTGAACCCACCACGGAAATCGATTTGGATTTTGACAGGATCAAAAAGATATGGA
The sequence above is a segment of the Muricauda sp. SCSIO 64092 genome. Coding sequences within it:
- a CDS encoding helix-turn-helix domain-containing protein, translated to MKVYPFKIPKKPNENVIFQVDRSRRFYDKLHQHQEIQLSYIISGRGKLVVGNEITTFRSGDFIGIGSNLPHLFLSHPDSDVSHRATIFFTENAFGQGFFANQEMIVLQPVLKDLLFGFMVKDKSGFIEDQFHQLKNENKFQLFLKLLELLRFVSKVDKTPLVQKPYTFRISKNQGQRLQLIFDHVMQNFQNEILLKDVAQKIHMSKNAFCRFFKQRTNKTFFQFLTEIRIQHACELLKEMPETPISEIALLSGYPSISNFNRQFKEITHMNPRTYRYRIIQDIEG
- a CDS encoding dihydrodipicolinate synthase family protein, which translates into the protein MEWKGVMPAVTTKFTNDDQLDLEMFSINLKAQLDAGVEAIILGGSLGEASTLTNGEKQKMVEHATNFVEGKVPIVMNIAERSTKAAIALAKNAKDWGAGGLMLLPPMQYKATDYEVVTYFKSIASNTDLPIMIYNNPVDYKIEVTLAMFDDLLKVDHILAVKESTRDISNITRIRNTFGDRLKILCGVDTLALESLAMGADGWVAGLVCAFPAETVAIYKLVKAGRIDEAIAIYRWFFPLLELDINPQLVQNIKLAEVATGIGTENVRPPRLPLMGKERERVLQIIRESLENRPKLPDYKSL
- a CDS encoding aldehyde dehydrogenase (NADP(+)), with the protein product MITGKNYIGNALSAKGSKAFRTFDPLLNLETEWTFYEASDTEVKQAANLSWDAFSEYQEISGSRKAEFLREIAHQIEALEDHLIRVYCRETGLPEGRAKGERGRTCFQLRTFANLVEEGSWVNATVDTAEPDRAPIPKPDLRKMSVPIGPIAVFGASNFPLAYSTAGGDTASALASGCPVVVKSHPMHAGTGELIASAIIKAVEKTGMPNGVFSNLNSSGIEVGQQLVSHPKIKGVGFTGSIQGGRALFDMASRREEPIPVFAEMGSINPVVFLPGALHAKANEWAKTYAGSITLGTGQFCTNPGLLLGIKSDGLNAFVQTLSDEIVQIEPSSMLHPNIISKYQDNKKAMVGEGGVSVVADYTTEVAENHARQAIVKVDGASFIKNPKLHQEVFGPFSMVVECAHEEELIQAITGLEGQLTGTIIAGQKELGEHQAVINALQNRVGRLIFNGVPTGVEVCPAMQHGGPYPASTDSRFGAVGIHAIERWVRPISYQNWPNASLPDALKDENPLGITRLVNNQVTSEPI
- a CDS encoding 4-hydroxyproline epimerase, with translation MSRHIFECIDAHTCGNPVRLVKSGGPNLIGNTMNEKRLHFIREYDWIRTGLMFEPRGHDMMSGSMLYPPHDPTNDMAVLFIETSGCLPMCGHGTIGTITIALQEGLVQPKKEGELRLETPAGLVEIQYQMVNGKVEWVKLTNVTSYLAAEGLSIHCPSLGELHFDVAYGGNFYAIIDSQQNFSGIQDFTASKLIALSKRLRSLINQKYPDHFVHPENETIRDVSHLLWTGKVLDGASNGRNAVFYGDKAIDRSPCGTGTSARLAQLYAKGELNVGEEYVHESYIGSTFTGKIEKEIDLAGKKGIIPSVKGWAKVYGYNTIVIDDGDDPYAHGFQVI
- a CDS encoding NAD(P)/FAD-dependent oxidoreductase is translated as MDKSVVVIGGGIIGLCTAYYLQKEGHQVILIDKSNMDSGASYVNAGYLTPSHIVPLAAPGMISKGLKYMFNSSSPFYMKPRWDKDFIKWALAFKKSSTRAKVAKAMPHIRDINVFSRDLFDDLKTSKDIGDFHYERKGLLMLYQTHKEGDHEKETAVRAKRLGLQSEILDIEGIQKMEPNIKIKALGAVHYHCDGHTTPYDFMSKMISFLEKSGVTIHKNEEVLDFSVSDGRITTIQTKSNQYKADEVVLASGTWSSHLTKKLGIQLFLQAGKGYRIDMTKSTGITMPALLLEAKIAVTPMKGFTRFAGTMEFSGINKRIRKERVQAIVDGAKRFYEGLEIPKGPLEGAECGLRPVSPDGLPYIGRVESLQNMTIATGHAMMGWSLGPATGKLVSEIISGHRPSLDLTPYHPGRRF
- a CDS encoding PaaI family thioesterase → MEDHKEKILSICNQIRKGTLMETLDIEYVDVGENFLIARMPVSPKVHQPDGVLHGGASVALAESVGSAASYVFLDGNNFYIRGIEIAANHVKSIRDGFVYAKASILHKGRTTQLWEIRITDGEGQLISNCKLTTIALPKK
- a CDS encoding chorismate-binding protein — translated: MPSPKSNEIIQKANEWLKDGLPFVIYRYPGDFWVRGIFQQDTSLFTAPDFQVSGFLFAPFDTTGDMVLIPGKVHKGEIVPLQQTKTHQKAVDLSENGMETYLELIKKTVSEIQESEVRKIVISRRIQRRTKKSPVAIISNLLAKYPNAFCYWWYHPKVGMWLGATPERLLTYKNGELFTTSLAGTLPAEKGIAPKWTPKEREEQQMVTHYILKSLEGKVENLQVSEQKNVRAGGLWHLKSEIQGRLDSKKDLYGIVNELHPTPAVCGLPKTRALDFILNYEGYDREFYTGFLGTLNVEGKEEMDLFVNLRCFKYDDGNAQIFVGGGITSASDPQKEWEETQFKSKTILDVL